From one Solirubrobacterales bacterium genomic stretch:
- the plsX gene encoding phosphate acyltransferase PlsX translates to MNAGGVTVALDGLGVEAGPDTLAAGARLAAADGISLRVFGPRDELRLDGVPGCEVVDTRDLITNRESPVAAVRSRPEASVVRAVADVAEGRSGAVVSLGSTGATMAAATFGLKRLRGVKRPALAVRLLLPKGETLFLDVGANSDLQARHLVQFAWLGAAFARSVMDLANPTVALLSVGEEAGKGRDSVVEANATLSGAEGLNFIGNVEGRDLPEAVADVVVTDGFTGNIALKTLEGTARVVASAVSAAARSNPLSALGGLLMKPSLKGLRKELNPDSTGGAIMLGLRQVAVVGHGNSGPEGVANAIRVAARAVETGVPSRTEAMLRQGGADRRSIGSDGTVT, encoded by the coding sequence TTGAACGCAGGCGGGGTCACAGTCGCACTCGACGGCCTCGGAGTGGAAGCCGGACCGGACACGCTTGCTGCCGGGGCCAGGCTTGCCGCGGCCGACGGAATCTCCCTGCGGGTGTTCGGTCCCCGTGACGAGCTGCGCCTCGACGGAGTTCCGGGCTGCGAAGTCGTCGACACCCGGGATCTGATCACCAACCGGGAGTCACCGGTGGCGGCGGTCAGGAGCCGGCCGGAAGCCTCGGTCGTCCGGGCGGTGGCCGACGTCGCGGAAGGTAGATCCGGCGCGGTGGTCAGCCTCGGTTCAACCGGCGCGACGATGGCGGCAGCGACCTTCGGCCTGAAGCGCCTGCGCGGGGTGAAGCGGCCGGCGCTGGCGGTCAGGTTGCTACTGCCGAAGGGCGAAACCCTCTTCCTCGACGTCGGGGCAAACTCCGACCTGCAGGCCCGGCACCTGGTCCAGTTCGCCTGGCTGGGGGCGGCCTTCGCCCGATCGGTCATGGATCTCGCGAACCCCACCGTCGCCCTGCTCTCGGTCGGGGAGGAGGCCGGCAAGGGCCGCGACTCGGTGGTCGAGGCGAACGCCACCCTGTCCGGGGCGGAGGGACTCAACTTCATCGGCAACGTCGAGGGCAGGGACCTGCCAGAAGCGGTGGCCGACGTCGTAGTGACCGACGGGTTCACCGGCAACATCGCCCTGAAAACCCTGGAGGGAACCGCCCGGGTGGTGGCCTCGGCAGTCTCCGCCGCCGCCCGTTCGAACCCGTTGTCGGCGCTCGGCGGACTGTTGATGAAGCCCTCGCTGAAGGGCCTCAGGAAGGAACTGAACCCCGACTCGACCGGCGGGGCGATCATGCTCGGACTGCGGCAGGTAGCGGTCGTCGGGCACGGAAACTCCGGCCCGGAAGGGGTGGCCAACGCGATCCGGGTTGCCGCCAGGGCGGTCGAGACCGGGGTGCCGTCCCGGACCGAAGCGATGCTCCGCCAGGGGGGAGCCGACCGCCGGTCGATCGGCAGCGACGGAACCGTTACCTGA
- the rpmF gene encoding 50S ribosomal protein L32, with amino-acid sequence MAVPKKRTSRTRRDKRRATHKAAKARVNYCQQCHSPRLPHRVCPECGHYAGREVVAPKAEPFGTVAPE; translated from the coding sequence ATGGCCGTTCCGAAGAAACGAACCTCTCGCACCCGCCGCGACAAGCGCCGCGCCACCCACAAGGCCGCCAAGGCGCGGGTGAACTACTGCCAGCAGTGCCACTCGCCCCGGCTGCCCCATCGGGTCTGCCCCGAGTGCGGTCACTATGCCGGGCGTGAGGTCGTCGCCCCGAAGGCCGAGCCCTTCGGTACCGTCGCCCCGGAGTAG